A single Paenibacillus kribbensis DNA region contains:
- a CDS encoding nucleobase:cation symporter-2 family protein → MLSKQKLFALGFQHVMAMYAGAIAVPLIVGGALHLTPAQMAYLVAADLFTCGIATLLQIMGTRFFGSRLPVILGCTFTAVGPLIAIASTSNLATAYGAIILSGIFVVLAAPLYGKLLRFFPTVVTGSVVTIIGLSLIPVAMNNVAGGQGSADFGQPRNLLLALVTLLVILLVNRVAKGFLRSISVLIGLFAGTVVAYAMGMVHFAPVADASWVSVAQPFYFGKPEFSIMAVCTMIIVNIVSMVESTGVYLAVGKAIDQKVEQKQIVNGLRSEGLAIMLGGIFNAFPYTAFSQNVGLISLTRVKSRNVIFAAGGIMVVLGLLPKLAALTTVIPNAVLGGAMIVMFGSVAASGMSILSEVDLRKESNLLIAACSIAVGLGSAVLPQMFDQLPSFAKMLLQNGIVSGSITAIVLNIVLTRKQGDSVKGVNVSEVPQKVG, encoded by the coding sequence ATGTTAAGCAAACAAAAGTTATTTGCGCTGGGTTTCCAGCATGTCATGGCGATGTACGCCGGAGCGATTGCCGTTCCTCTGATCGTAGGAGGAGCGCTGCACCTGACGCCAGCCCAAATGGCCTATCTGGTAGCCGCCGATCTGTTCACCTGTGGGATTGCCACGTTGCTGCAGATTATGGGTACACGTTTTTTCGGCAGCAGACTACCGGTCATTCTGGGTTGTACGTTTACGGCGGTAGGACCGCTGATCGCGATTGCCTCGACCTCGAACCTGGCGACCGCGTACGGGGCCATTATTTTATCCGGGATATTCGTGGTGCTTGCGGCACCGCTGTATGGCAAGCTGCTACGCTTTTTCCCGACGGTGGTTACTGGTTCGGTCGTTACCATTATCGGTCTGTCCCTCATCCCGGTGGCGATGAACAATGTAGCAGGTGGACAGGGCAGCGCAGATTTTGGACAGCCGCGTAATTTACTGCTGGCGTTGGTTACACTGCTGGTTATTCTGCTAGTAAATAGAGTAGCCAAGGGCTTTTTGCGTTCGATTTCCGTGCTTATCGGTTTGTTTGCAGGTACTGTGGTCGCTTATGCGATGGGAATGGTACATTTTGCTCCCGTGGCGGATGCCTCATGGGTGAGTGTTGCGCAGCCGTTTTATTTTGGCAAGCCGGAGTTTAGCATTATGGCGGTATGTACGATGATTATCGTCAATATTGTCAGCATGGTCGAGTCTACGGGGGTTTATCTGGCAGTAGGCAAGGCGATTGATCAGAAGGTGGAGCAGAAGCAAATCGTCAATGGACTTCGTTCCGAAGGACTTGCGATTATGCTGGGGGGGATTTTTAATGCGTTCCCTTACACGGCCTTCTCGCAAAATGTTGGTCTGATCTCGCTGACTCGCGTCAAATCGCGTAACGTTATTTTTGCAGCAGGGGGAATCATGGTTGTTCTCGGTTTGTTGCCCAAGCTGGCAGCCTTGACGACCGTCATTCCGAATGCCGTACTGGGCGGGGCGATGATCGTCATGTTTGGCTCGGTCGCTGCATCCGGCATGTCCATTTTGTCAGAAGTGGACCTACGGAAGGAAAGCAATCTGCTCATCGCGGCATGCAGCATTGCCGTGGGCCTCGGCTCTGCCGTTCTACCACAAATGTTCGACCAACTGCCGAGCTTTGCCAAAATGCTGCTGCAAAATGGCATCGTATCCGGCTCGATTACCGCGATTGTGTTGAACATCGTTTTGACGAGAAAACAGGGGGATTCGGTCAAAGGCGTGAATGTGTCGGAGGTTCCGCAGAAGGTTGGATGA
- a CDS encoding ABC transporter substrate-binding protein, with protein sequence MMSNRNRRSWLICTGLLLLMVVMALSGCATTNKMADNSGKGENTPTKQNAADKKLVMAYTWKPSGVDPHGDNSWDVMRSGAGETLVRLNEQLEPVAWLAKGWKQDSPTVWTFSLQDKVTFHDGKSMDAASVKASLLRSIQKSHLAKDLLDVKSIDVSGPLALKITTNQPNAALVSNLADPSTIVLDVASMKDEQSYPAMTGAFKIKAFNKDQSLVVERYDGYWGEKAHLAEATMKFITDGNSRLMALQSGEVDVATDIPVDNAEVLKKNDKLQVLSAPSLRTHMIVYNMESPVFKDAANRKVVDSLIPRASIVSAVMRGFGTEASSPFPSILPFGKVERKALDGTPEQLLTKDGWRKDAQGTWTKQGKPFEVTLLTFPQRPELSVMAEVIQSQLLKEGIQVKIRKVENIDEALTKNDWDFAMYSMLTAHTGEPQYFMDTFYSSKSEANVSRYVSKPLEDILGRLKLAKDTAERNGLTLQALDIINTNLPQSFIVHPDNVFGVKKGVEGFTPHPIEYYYITAQSDIAK encoded by the coding sequence ATGATGAGCAATCGTAATAGGCGTTCATGGCTCATATGTACGGGATTGCTGCTGCTGATGGTAGTTATGGCTCTTTCGGGATGTGCCACAACCAATAAGATGGCGGACAACTCCGGCAAGGGTGAAAACACACCCACTAAGCAGAACGCAGCGGATAAAAAGCTGGTGATGGCATACACTTGGAAACCGTCAGGCGTTGACCCGCACGGAGATAATAGCTGGGATGTTATGCGGTCCGGTGCAGGTGAGACACTTGTCCGTTTGAATGAACAGCTGGAGCCTGTAGCTTGGCTGGCGAAAGGGTGGAAGCAGGATAGTCCTACCGTCTGGACGTTCAGCTTGCAGGATAAGGTTACTTTTCATGATGGAAAAAGTATGGATGCAGCCAGCGTCAAGGCTTCGCTGCTCCGTTCTATTCAAAAAAGCCATCTGGCGAAGGATTTGCTGGATGTGAAGTCCATTGATGTAAGCGGTCCGCTGGCGTTGAAAATCACGACAAACCAGCCGAACGCGGCGCTGGTGTCCAATCTGGCTGATCCATCGACGATTGTGCTGGATGTAGCGTCTATGAAAGATGAGCAGAGCTATCCTGCGATGACAGGTGCTTTTAAAATCAAAGCGTTCAACAAGGATCAATCCTTGGTTGTAGAACGCTATGACGGATATTGGGGAGAGAAGGCTCATCTGGCTGAAGCGACGATGAAGTTCATTACGGATGGCAATTCGCGCCTGATGGCGCTGCAATCCGGTGAGGTGGACGTAGCGACGGATATTCCGGTGGATAACGCGGAGGTGTTGAAAAAGAACGACAAGCTGCAGGTGCTGTCGGCTCCTTCCTTGCGTACCCATATGATCGTGTACAATATGGAGTCGCCTGTGTTCAAAGACGCAGCGAACCGCAAGGTTGTGGACAGTCTGATTCCACGCGCATCCATTGTGAGTGCGGTCATGAGAGGCTTTGGTACGGAGGCAAGCAGTCCATTCCCGAGTATTCTTCCCTTCGGGAAGGTCGAGCGTAAAGCACTGGACGGAACGCCGGAGCAGCTGCTAACAAAGGATGGCTGGCGAAAGGACGCCCAAGGTACATGGACCAAGCAAGGCAAGCCGTTCGAGGTTACGCTGCTGACCTTCCCTCAGCGCCCGGAGCTATCCGTAATGGCTGAGGTCATCCAGAGCCAATTACTGAAAGAGGGGATTCAGGTCAAGATTCGCAAGGTGGAAAATATTGATGAGGCGTTGACCAAAAACGATTGGGATTTTGCCATGTACAGTATGCTGACGGCCCATACAGGGGAGCCGCAATATTTTATGGATACCTTTTATTCTTCGAAAAGCGAAGCTAACGTGAGCCGTTATGTCTCCAAACCGCTGGAGGACATTCTTGGCCGGTTGAAGTTGGCAAAAGATACTGCAGAGCGCAATGGGTTGACACTGCAAGCATTAGATATCATTAATACGAATTTACCGCAGTCGTTCATTGTGCATCCTGACAATGTATTTGGTGTGAAAAAAGGGGTAGAGGGCTTTACGCCCCATCCGATTGAGTATTACTACATTACAGCGCAATCCGATATTGCGAAATAG
- the nikB gene encoding nickel ABC transporter permease, whose product MIRFILERAAQLVIIVFAVSTVTFVLMRLAPGDPATILLTAHNVPASEEALTALRNELGLNEPLHIQYVNWLRDVFTGHWGTSYVSKESVLAELWSRLPATVELALAGFAVMTVLTLGMGLAASVKSSGPLDRLSRLLALLGSSIPSFWLGFLLIYLFSVCLGWLPSMGREDWTHLVLPALTLGAGLGAVQARVLRAQMLELSDRNFVKAAKARGFSRTHILFFEVFKHAILPIITLLGTNLSFMLAGNVIVETIFSWPGLGKYFIDAITQRDYPVIQGYVIFAAFLIVGVQCLVDVVQTAIDPRLRLR is encoded by the coding sequence ATGATTCGTTTTATTCTGGAACGTGCGGCGCAGCTGGTCATCATTGTATTTGCTGTCTCTACGGTGACTTTTGTGCTGATGAGACTAGCTCCGGGGGACCCTGCTACCATTTTGCTTACTGCACATAATGTACCTGCCTCTGAGGAGGCGTTGACGGCACTGCGGAATGAGCTGGGCTTGAATGAGCCGCTTCATATTCAGTATGTGAACTGGCTGCGGGATGTGTTCACAGGGCATTGGGGCACTTCGTATGTATCCAAGGAGTCGGTGCTGGCCGAGCTGTGGAGCAGACTGCCTGCTACTGTAGAGCTGGCTTTGGCCGGATTTGCCGTGATGACCGTGCTGACTCTGGGGATGGGACTGGCCGCCTCGGTCAAATCCAGCGGCCCGCTGGATCGTCTGAGCAGACTTTTGGCCCTGTTGGGCTCGTCCATTCCCTCCTTTTGGCTTGGCTTTCTGTTGATCTATTTGTTTTCTGTTTGTCTGGGCTGGCTCCCATCCATGGGCAGGGAGGACTGGACGCATCTGGTGCTGCCAGCCCTGACCCTTGGCGCAGGTTTGGGGGCCGTACAAGCTCGTGTGCTGCGTGCGCAAATGCTGGAGCTGAGTGATCGGAATTTTGTGAAAGCGGCGAAGGCCAGAGGCTTCTCCCGTACGCATATTCTGTTTTTTGAAGTATTTAAGCATGCCATTCTGCCTATTATTACGCTGTTAGGTACGAATCTGTCATTTATGCTTGCAGGTAATGTCATCGTGGAGACGATTTTTTCATGGCCGGGCTTGGGCAAGTATTTTATAGATGCGATTACGCAGCGAGATTACCCCGTGATTCAAGGGTATGTTATTTTTGCTGCATTTTTAATTGTAGGCGTTCAGTGTTTGGTAGATGTGGTCCAGACGGCGATAGATCCAAGGCTGCGTTTGCGTTAG
- the nikC gene encoding nickel transporter permease, which produces MKRIRLSFKGSLLTGSVLFGLIVLLGVLAPWVAPHDPLNVDLLNRLAPPSQEYPFGTDHLGRDVLSRLIYGIRTSVLIACAITVATLSVSLPIGLLIGYVRGRVDQLIMRGIDGVLAFPDIILTVAIVGILGPGFVNMTLAIIAVRWAGYVRYIRSLVQKACQEDYVRYARLSGNSHIRILRRYVLPQVLPQLVVYAVWDIGRVVLMIAGLSFLGLGVQPPKPEWGVMLHDATSYFQVAPHVMIFPGLAIMLFVLACQLLGDRFSEKEAAK; this is translated from the coding sequence ATGAAAAGGATACGGCTTTCCTTCAAAGGAAGCCTGCTGACTGGCAGTGTGCTGTTTGGCCTGATCGTGCTGCTCGGGGTGCTGGCTCCATGGGTTGCTCCTCATGATCCTCTGAATGTGGACCTTCTGAACCGTCTGGCCCCACCTAGCCAGGAATACCCCTTTGGTACAGACCACCTGGGGCGGGATGTACTGTCACGGCTGATTTACGGGATTCGAACGAGTGTGTTAATCGCGTGCGCGATTACTGTGGCTACGCTGAGTGTCAGTCTACCGATAGGCTTGCTCATTGGCTATGTACGTGGGCGTGTGGATCAGCTGATCATGCGGGGAATTGATGGCGTGCTAGCTTTTCCCGATATTATTTTGACGGTGGCGATTGTGGGGATTTTGGGCCCGGGTTTTGTTAACATGACCTTGGCTATTATTGCGGTACGGTGGGCGGGCTATGTCCGTTATATCCGCAGTCTGGTTCAAAAAGCCTGTCAGGAGGACTATGTGCGATATGCCCGTTTATCCGGCAATTCACACATACGCATACTAAGACGTTACGTATTGCCACAAGTGTTGCCGCAGTTGGTTGTTTATGCGGTATGGGATATCGGGCGCGTGGTGCTGATGATTGCCGGGCTCTCCTTTCTTGGACTGGGCGTACAGCCGCCCAAGCCAGAGTGGGGCGTGATGCTGCATGATGCAACCTCGTATTTTCAGGTGGCTCCGCATGTCATGATTTTTCCAGGCTTGGCGATTATGCTGTTTGTGCTTGCGTGCCAGCTGCTGGGTGACCGTTTTTCTGAAAAGGAGGCGGCGAAATAG
- a CDS encoding ABC transporter ATP-binding protein: MEHRTDIGRKDMIERVDGRKPLLHVEHLGIGRIGAGIANETGTGSDAGRKSEANGEIMRNGGHQPLLRDVSFSVYPGEIVALTGPSGCGKSLTAHAIAGMLEPGIAVTQGHIYYNGEDIVPFHERRWQRLRREDIALLIQQSLSGLNPIRTVRAQLTDTLRLHGRRHLPHEQKEPGHAGAHTAPSFAAPQQAVLQGALPWMRRMISRATELAGGRATQSQEAYLHALLRKVGFADPERILSSYPFELSGGMCQRVLLAAMLSSGPRLFIADEPTTALDVINRDKVLALLQQLREDFDLTILLISHDRQGIGRIADRVLEMRPEGRMHE; the protein is encoded by the coding sequence GTGGAGCATCGGACAGACATTGGTCGAAAGGATATGATAGAGCGAGTGGACGGGCGCAAGCCGCTGTTACACGTGGAACATTTGGGGATAGGCCGTATAGGCGCGGGAATAGCTAATGAGACGGGAACAGGCTCGGATGCAGGTAGAAAATCGGAAGCGAACGGGGAAATAATGCGGAACGGTGGCCATCAACCGCTGCTGCGAGATGTGAGCTTTTCCGTATATCCGGGCGAAATTGTGGCTCTGACCGGACCGAGCGGGTGCGGCAAGAGCCTGACTGCACATGCAATCGCAGGCATGCTGGAGCCGGGGATCGCTGTTACGCAAGGGCATATTTACTATAACGGGGAGGACATCGTCCCGTTCCATGAACGGCGCTGGCAAAGGCTGCGCCGCGAGGATATTGCGCTGCTCATTCAGCAATCGCTGAGCGGGCTGAACCCGATCCGTACCGTCCGCGCACAGTTGACGGATACGTTAAGGCTGCACGGGCGGCGTCATTTGCCGCACGAACAGAAGGAGCCGGGGCATGCTGGTGCTCATACTGCCCCGTCCTTCGCTGCACCGCAGCAAGCCGTTCTACAGGGTGCGCTACCCTGGATGAGACGGATGATAAGCCGTGCCACGGAGCTAGCTGGGGGCCGCGCTACGCAATCGCAGGAGGCTTATCTACACGCTCTGCTCCGCAAGGTCGGATTTGCGGACCCGGAGCGCATTTTGTCGTCGTATCCGTTTGAGCTAAGTGGAGGCATGTGCCAAAGAGTGCTGCTGGCTGCCATGTTAAGCTCCGGGCCGCGCCTCTTTATTGCCGACGAGCCAACTACGGCGCTGGATGTCATCAACCGGGACAAGGTTTTGGCATTGCTCCAGCAGCTGAGAGAGGACTTCGATCTCACCATTTTGTTGATTTCTCATGACCGTCAGGGCATAGGCCGTATAGCGGATCGCGTATTGGAGATGAGGCCGGAAGGAAGGATGCACGAATGA
- a CDS encoding ABC transporter ATP-binding protein yields MILELKQVTKTYPVRRRKKGWFSKQDSEQAAVKQVSLELQRGECLGLVGESGSGKSTLAQCIMRLEPLTSGEVWLDRQPIHSGKVKDVHLYKRVQLVAQDSSSSLHPRMTIRDILLEPIRNYFPERKAQALDICLSLLESVGLEADSLEKYPSQLSGGQKQRVCIARALAVEPEIILFDESVANLDAATQSSVLDLLKKVQIERQLSYLFITHDLQSTRPFCDRIAVMYQGEIVEVFKDWDESLLQHEYTHTLFQTLVE; encoded by the coding sequence ATGATACTGGAATTGAAGCAAGTGACCAAAACTTATCCTGTCCGCAGACGGAAAAAAGGCTGGTTTAGCAAGCAAGATAGCGAGCAGGCCGCCGTGAAGCAGGTAAGTCTTGAATTACAGCGGGGAGAATGCCTCGGACTGGTTGGGGAAAGCGGAAGCGGCAAAAGTACGCTGGCACAATGTATCATGAGGCTGGAACCGTTGACCTCGGGGGAGGTTTGGCTGGATCGTCAGCCCATTCACAGTGGAAAGGTGAAGGATGTTCATCTGTACAAGCGAGTCCAGTTGGTCGCTCAGGACTCGTCTTCCTCACTGCATCCCCGTATGACCATTCGCGATATTTTGCTGGAGCCGATCCGCAATTATTTTCCTGAGCGAAAAGCGCAAGCGCTGGATATCTGTCTGTCCCTGCTGGAATCGGTAGGCTTGGAGGCTGACAGTCTGGAGAAATACCCATCACAGCTAAGCGGCGGACAAAAGCAGCGGGTATGCATCGCTCGTGCGCTGGCGGTGGAGCCGGAAATCATCCTGTTTGACGAATCCGTCGCCAATCTCGACGCAGCAACACAGTCCTCCGTACTCGACTTGCTCAAGAAAGTCCAGATAGAACGTCAGTTATCCTACCTTTTCATCACTCATGATCTTCAATCCACCCGTCCGTTTTGTGATCGGATTGCCGTTATGTATCAGGGGGAGATCGTGGAAGTATTCAAGGATTGGGATGAAAGCCTGTTACAGCATGAGTACACTCACACCTTGTTTCAAACGTTGGTGGAATGA
- the nikA gene encoding nickel ABC transporter substrate-binding protein, which translates to MSVRHRKTTTLMLVAILLLSVILGCAKQEDTPASTSMNGAANEKSITLSWPRDIGTMNPHVYNPSQLFAQSMIYEPLVSYKQGGKLEPALAESWTISKDGKTYTFKLRKGVKFSDGTPFNAAIVKKNFDAIMKNDKTHSWLGVVGVLDKTEVVDDSTFRLTLKEPYYPVLQDLSVVRPFRFLGEAGFPDDGDTSKGIKKPVGTGPWMLDEYKQDEYATFKRNPNYWGTAPKVDKIIVKIIPDSETRVMAFEKGDLDLIYGEGVISLDAFKQLRDTDKYVTKLSDPVGTRSLLLNSSNPKLSDLRVRLALQHGFNKQAMVEGVTSGLEEKADTVLSKNYPYTNVDLQPVGYDVEKSKALLDEAGWKLPAGGTVREKDGQQLDFELIFDKTDPIQKAMAETIQAEWGELGVKVNLTGLELTVQIKRLRSNQFDLYFWYNYGAPYDPHSFINVIAKKSFGISEVLSALPMKKNLDQQVHEALSSTDETKRQELYASILKTLQEQSAIVPISYIKKTAVYQKKITNFVFPANRDENPFDGIEIGK; encoded by the coding sequence ATGTCCGTTCGACACCGCAAGACTACCACCCTTATGTTGGTGGCAATCCTCCTATTATCCGTTATTTTAGGTTGCGCGAAGCAGGAGGATACACCTGCATCCACCTCAATGAACGGAGCTGCCAATGAAAAGTCGATCACGCTATCGTGGCCGCGTGACATTGGTACAATGAATCCTCACGTATACAACCCTTCCCAGCTTTTTGCACAATCCATGATTTATGAGCCGTTAGTCAGCTACAAGCAAGGAGGCAAGCTGGAGCCTGCTTTGGCTGAATCCTGGACGATATCCAAGGACGGCAAAACATATACGTTCAAGCTTCGCAAAGGTGTGAAATTTTCAGATGGAACACCGTTCAACGCAGCTATTGTCAAAAAGAACTTTGACGCAATCATGAAAAATGATAAGACGCACAGCTGGCTTGGTGTGGTAGGTGTTCTCGACAAAACGGAGGTCGTGGATGACAGCACCTTCCGATTGACGCTCAAGGAGCCGTACTACCCGGTGCTTCAGGATTTGTCCGTCGTTCGTCCGTTCCGCTTTTTGGGTGAGGCCGGGTTCCCGGATGATGGGGACACCTCCAAAGGCATCAAGAAACCTGTAGGTACAGGACCTTGGATGCTGGATGAATACAAGCAGGATGAATATGCAACCTTTAAGCGCAATCCAAATTATTGGGGAACTGCACCGAAGGTGGATAAAATTATCGTAAAAATCATTCCCGATAGCGAAACGCGTGTAATGGCCTTTGAGAAAGGCGATTTGGATCTGATTTACGGAGAAGGTGTCATTAGTCTGGATGCCTTCAAGCAGCTTCGCGACACAGATAAGTATGTTACCAAGCTGTCCGATCCTGTCGGCACAAGAAGCCTGCTGCTCAATTCGTCCAATCCCAAGCTGTCAGACCTCCGCGTACGCTTGGCCCTCCAGCATGGCTTTAACAAGCAGGCGATGGTGGAAGGTGTGACCTCAGGGCTGGAGGAAAAAGCGGATACCGTTTTGTCCAAAAACTATCCGTATACGAATGTGGACTTACAGCCCGTGGGCTATGATGTGGAAAAATCCAAAGCGCTGCTGGATGAGGCCGGCTGGAAGCTGCCAGCTGGCGGTACGGTGCGGGAGAAGGATGGACAGCAACTCGATTTTGAGCTGATTTTTGATAAAACCGATCCGATCCAAAAGGCGATGGCTGAAACCATTCAGGCGGAATGGGGAGAGTTGGGTGTTAAAGTGAACCTGACCGGGCTGGAGCTGACGGTTCAAATCAAGCGCCTTAGATCCAACCAGTTTGATCTGTACTTCTGGTACAACTATGGTGCGCCTTATGATCCTCATTCTTTTATTAACGTCATTGCCAAGAAGAGCTTCGGGATTTCCGAGGTGCTAAGCGCCCTTCCAATGAAGAAGAATCTGGATCAGCAAGTACACGAAGCACTCTCATCGACAGATGAAACCAAGCGTCAAGAGCTGTATGCTTCGATTCTGAAGACGCTTCAGGAGCAATCTGCCATTGTGCCTATTTCATATATTAAGAAAACTGCCGTATACCAGAAAAAAATTACGAATTTTGTATTCCCGGCCAACCGGGATGAAAATCCATTTGATGGAATTGAAATCGGAAAGTAG